From the Zonotrichia leucophrys gambelii isolate GWCS_2022_RI chromosome 10, RI_Zleu_2.0, whole genome shotgun sequence genome, one window contains:
- the DMXL2 gene encoding dmX-like protein 2 isoform X2, with protein sequence MHLHQVLTGAVNPGDNGYSVGSVEDTPFTAYGSGCDIVILANDFECVQIIPGAKHGNIQVSCVECSQRQGRIAASYGNAVCIFEPLGINSHKRNCQLKCQWLKTGQFFLSSMTYNLAWDPQGNRLLTATDFLQLWAPPSDDILEEDEEDDGSSQIKDDKVLPVLNDWKCVWQCKTATSVHLMSWSPDGEYFATAGKDDCLLKVWYPMTGWKSSLLPQENEEKKKGSEDVQFSFVYLAHPRAVTGFSWRNISKYMPRGLVCNVLLTSCLDGICRLWAETLLPEDTLLGEQICETTTSSISSTISQSGKQKDTIQHALETIHHLKNMRKGQRRSSVLVTHTDVLPDQQGIHEVQRHISHQANALGHFHIAASINPNTDIPSVLAGTAFNTDEGSGGFVVHWLNNKEFHFTSSIEVFMQHLRQISEQQLEQDFDIEAEEEEETEEKEKGLHMKLDHDLSIDRESETGTGTGSSEHEDGEREGSPKTSLLAGPRLPLPTVLLDRKIDLLLTEWNRNPDMLFTIHPVDGTFLVWHVKYLDEHTPGIFRQVQVSFSSRIPVAFPSGDASSLSKNIMMYACPVFVKDSSSAAQQKTMDFPDNTLANKGPSFAQDSANVNIISPVVMMISKHIDGSLNQWAVTFADKSAFTTVLTVSHKFRYCGHRFHLNDLACHSVLPLLLTSSHHNALLTPESDTSWDSDRINRMMDPIKHKRGSSKQQLKNAATRTFHDPNAIYSELILWRVDPIGPLSYTGGVSELARINSLHTSAFSNVAWLPTLIPSYCLGTYCNSASACFVASDGKNLRLYQAVVDARKLLDELSDPESSKLIGEVFNIVSQQSTARPGCIIELDAITNKCGSNTQLLHVFQEDFILGYKPHKEDAEGKETEIFFQPSQGYRPPPFSEKFYLVVIEKDSSGCSVLQMWHLHLKSVQACLAKSTEASSADNKLSVPEQKTVDSSPDVSPGISPIPRSSSIANLQTASKLILSSRLVYSQPLDLPVGVEVVRATPSAGHLSSSSIYPVCLAPYLIVTSCSDNRVRFWRCTVETDLNSRTEEKETYHWRKWPLMNDEGEDNSSTVSIIGRPVAVSCSYTGRLAVAYKQPIQHNGFVSKEFSMHVCILECESTGGSEWVLEQTIHLDDLVKVGSVLDSRVSVDSNLFVYSKSDAFLNKDKYLVPSIKHLVHLDWVSKEDGSHILTVGVGANIFMYGRLSGIVTDQTSSKEGVAVITLPLGGSIKQGVKSKWVLLRSIDLVSSVDGTPSLPVSLSWVRDGILVVGMDCEMHVYAQWKHAVKFGNGESDIFPSEDSTTQDPFKTSAVVKKTSVIDGAGVVDDVFGTPTVIQDGGLFEAAHVLSPTLPQYHPTQLLELMDLGKVRRAKAILSHLVKCIAGEVAIVKDTEAGEGTGPKRHLSRTISVSGSTAKDTITAGKDGTRDYTEIDSIPPLPLYALLAADQDATYVAEETSKIPQGSEDHAKRKAEDQYSDLFQVQPVTTEDFIDFEPEKRESKSKVINLSQYGPTYFGREHASVLSSHLMHSSLPGLTRLEQMFLVALADTVATTSTELDENRDKNYSGRDTLDECGLRYLLAMRLHTCLLTSLPPLYRVQLLHQGLSTCHFAWAFHSEAEEELINMIPAIQKGDPQWSDLRAMGIGWWVRNINTLRRCIEKVAKASFQRNNDALDAALFYLAMKKKAVVWGLFRSQHDEKMTAFFSHNFNEDRWRKAALKNAFALLGKQRFEQSAAFFLLAGSLKDAIEVCLEKMEDIQLAMVIARLYESEFETSVTYTSILYEKILGCQKDGTGFSCTKLHSDPFLRSIAYWIMKDYTRALDTLLEQTPKDDDENPVIVKSCNPVVFSFYNYLRTHPLLIRRYFSSPEGTLATLGLKTEKSFVDKINLIERKLFFTTANAHFKVGCPVLALEVLSKIPKIRKKSPLVGEKDSSSPSIQADVSDSKALQDGAGSGDIDWSKPISTSFALESTVESSAQFDWSQPAVKFDDEPLTLDWGEDKNGSDEEDKDVGIMMKKSDSKSEDERTSDTSMAQTPHGEVSEAGDTEVDVIAEQLKFRACLKILMTELRTLATGYEVDGGKLRFQLYNWLEKEIAAMHEICNHDTGDKDYCKTYTKVNGDLLDPEDIMDKPDIGSYERHQIERRRLQAKREHAERRKWWLQKNQALLRVFLSYCSLHGAQGGGLASVRMELKFLLQESQQETTVKQLQSPLPLPTTLPLLSASIASTKTVIANPVLYLNNHIHDILYTIVQMKSPPHPNIEDVKVYTLHSLAASLSASIYQALCDSHSYSSQTEANQFTGMVYQGLLLSDRRRLRTESIEEHATPNSSPAQWPGVSSLINLLSSAQDEDQPKLNILLCEAVVAVYLSLLIHALATNSCNELFRLAAHPLNSRMWAAVFGGGVKLLVKPRRQSENIPAPPLPSEEMDKHRRRFNMRMLVPGRPVKDSNVPPPVPAERPSYKEKFIPPELSMWDYFMAKPFLPLSDSGVIYDSDESIHSDEEEDDAFLSDVQIQEHTDANSYSWALLHLTMVKLVLHNIKNFFPIAGLEFTDLPVTSPLGIAVIKNLEHWEQILQDRMDQFEGPPPNYINTYPSDVGVGAGPALLRNKAMIEPENTPFKSKDYSALPAKRLWHFLVKQELLQETFIRYIFTKKRKQSEVEADLGYPGGKAKIIHKESDMIMAFAVNKANSNEIVLASTHDVQELDISALLAAQSFIWIGEEYDRESKSSDDVDFRGSTTTLAPSSAPSFGVSQIQPSPSMPWLGTGQTSTGAGVLIKRNLNNVKRMASHPVHQYYLTGAQDGSVRMFEWTRPQQLVCFQQAGNARVTRMYFNAQGNKCGVADGEGFLSIWQVNQTTSNPKPYLSWQCHSKTTSDFAFITSSSLVATSGQSNDNRNVCLWDTLVSSTNSLIHAFTCHDHGATVLQYAPKHQLLISGGRKGYICIFDIRQRQILFTFQAHESAVKALALDPSEDYFVTGSAEGNMKVWRLTGYNLIHSFKNEHAKQSLFRNIGAGVTQIETVQGNRIFSCGADGTLKMRVLPNAFNVPSGIFDIL encoded by the exons GGGGTTGGTCTGCAATGTGTTACTCACGTCATGCCTCGATGGCATCTGCCGGCTGTGGGCAGAGACGCTGCTGCCCGAAGATACTCTCCTGGGGGAGCAGATCTGTGAAACCACCACCTCCAGCATCAGCAGCACCATCTCTCAGTCTGGAAAGCAAAAGGACACTATACAACATGCACTAGAG ACAATTCATCATttgaaaaatatgagaaaaggACAAAGGAGATCTTCAGTTCTTGTTACCCACACAGATGTACTGCCAGATCAGCAGGGCATTCACGAAGTTCAGCGTCACATTTCCCATCAAGCAAATGCACTTGGTCACTTCCACATAGCAGCAAGCATCAACCCTAATACAG ATATTCCTTCAGTGTTGGCTGGAACTGCTTTTAATACAGATGAAGGAAGTGGAGGCTTTGTTGTCCACTGGCTGAATAATAAAGAATTTCATTTTACATCCTCTATTGAAGTATTCATGCAGCATCTAAGACAAATTTCGGAACAACAACTAGAACAAGATTTTGATATTGAAgctgaagaggaagaagaaacagaagaaaaagaaaaaggcttaCATATGAAGTTAGATCATG ATTTGTCTATAGACAGAGAATCAGAGACAGGGACTGGTACAGGCTCTTCAGAACATGAAGATGGAGAAAGAGAGGGAAGCCCCAAAACATCTCTGCTAGCGGGCCCACGCCTGCCTCTGCCCACAGTTTTGTTGGACCGGAAAATCGACTTGCTCCTAACAGAATGGAACAGGAATCCAGATATGCTGTTCACTATCCATCCTGTTGACGGGACCTTTCTAGTGTGGCACGTGAAGTATTTAGATGAACACACTCCAGGCATCTTTCGACAAGTTCAG gtttcattttcttctagGATTCCTGTTGCATTTCCATCTGGAGATGCTAGCTCCCTTAGCAAAAATATTATGATGTATGCCTGCCCTGTCTTTGTAaaagacagcagcagtgctgcacagcagaAAACAATGGACTTTCCAGATAATACTCTAGCAAATAAAGGACCAAGCTTTGCCCAGGACAGTGCAAATGTGAATATAATTTCTCCTGTGGTAATGATGATTTCCAAACACATAGATGGCTCTCTAAACCAGTGGGCAGTTACTTTTGCTGATAAATCAGCTTTCACTACTGTGCTAACTGTATCCCATAAGTTCAGGTACTGTGGACACCGCTTTCACCTCAATGATCTGGCCTGCCATTCTGTTTTACCATTGCTGCTGACATCTTCTCACCACAATGCTCTGTTAACTCCTGAGTCAGACACCTCCTGGGACTCCGACAGGATAAACAGGATGATGGATCCTATTAAACATAAGAGAGGTTCTTCTAAGCAGCAGCTTAAAAATGCAGCAACCCGTACATTCCATGACCCAAATGCAATCTACAGTGAGCTGATTCTGTGGCGAGTAGACCCCATAGGACCTTTATCCTACACTGGAGGAGTGTCTGAGCTGGCTCGAATTAACTCTCTTCACACCTCTGCTTTCTCTAATGTAGCCTGGCTTCCAACACTCATTCCCAGCTATTGCCTTG GTACCTATTGCAACTCTGCTAGTGCTTGCTTTGTTGCATCAGATGGCAAAAACCTGAGGCTCTATCAAGCTGTTGTAGATGCACGAAAGCTTCTGGATGAATTATCTGACCCTGAATCATCT aaACTTATTGGGGAGGTGTTTAATATTGTGAGCCAACAATCTACTGCTCGACCAGGATGTATCATTGAGCTTGATGCAATAACTAACAAA TGTGGTTCAAACACACAATTGCTTCATGTCTTCCAAGAAGACTTCATTTTGGGATACAAACCACATAAGGAGGatgcagaagggaaggaaacTGAGATATTTTTCCAGCCATCACAAG GGTATCGTCCACCACCTTTCTCAGAGAAGTTCTACCTGGTCGTAATTGAAAAAGATAGTAGTGGCTGTTCTGTTCTTCAAATGTGGCATCTTCATCTCAAATCTGTCCAAGCCTGTTTAG CAAAATCAACTGAAGCATCTTCAGCAGATAATAAACTTAGTGTACCTGAGCAGAAGACTGTGGATTCTTCTCCAGATGTATCACCTGGCATAAGTCCCATACCACGATCTTCGTCAATTGCTAACCTTCAGACTGCCAGTAAACTCATTCTGAGCTCCAGACTTGTGTATAGCCAACCCCTGGATCTTCCTGTTGGTGTGGAAGTAGTAAGAGCAACTCCTTCAGCAG GTCACTTGAGTTCCTCATCAATATACCCTGTCTGCCTCGCACCGTATTTGATAGTAACATCCTGTTCAGACAACAGAGTGCGGTTCTGGAGATGCACTGTAGAGACTGACCTGAACAGCAGAACTGAGGAGAAGGAGACCTACCACTGGAGAAAATGGCCTTTAATGAATGATGAAGGGGAAGACAACAGCAGTACAGTGAGCATAATAGGAAGGCCGGTTGCTGTTAGCTGTTCTTACACAGGACGTCTTGCAGTAGCATACAAGCAACCCATACAGCATAATGGGTTTGTTTCCAAAGAATTTTCCATGCATGTTTGTATTCTTGAATGTGAGTCTACTGGAGGATCAGAGTGGGTTTTGGAACAGACAATTCATCTGGATGATTTAGTTAAGGTTGGAAGTGTTCTTGACTCAAGGGTCAGCGTGGATagtaatttatttgtttacagTAAGTCAGATGCTTTTTTGAATAAAGACAAATACCTGGTGCCCAGTATCAAGCATTTGGTGCATTTGGACTGGGTTTCAAAAGAAGATGGTTCACATATATTGACAGTTGGAGTGGGTGCCAACATCTTCATGTATGGAAGGCTTTCAGGGATTGTAACAGATCAAACCAGCAGCAAAGAGGGAGTAGCTGTCATCACCCTGCCTCTAGGAGGGAGCATAAAACAAGGTGTGAAGTCAAAGTGGGTGTTGCTGAGGTCCATTGATTTGGTTTCATCCGTGGATGGTactccttccctgcctgtgtcTCTGTCCTGGGTGAGAGATGGAATACTAGTGGTAGGCATGGACTGTGAAATGCACGTTTATGCTCAGTGGAAACACGCAGTCAAGTTTGGTAATGGAGAAAGcgacatttttccttctgaagacTCAACAACACAAGATCCATTCAAAACAAGCGCAGTGGTGAAGAAGACCAGTGTAATTGATGGGGCAGGTGTTGTGGATGATGTTTTTGGCACTCCAACTGTAATTCAGGATGGGGGCCTCTTTGAAGCTGCTCATGTTCTTTCACCTACTCTACCCCAGTATCATCCAACCCAGCTGTTAGAACTGATGGACTTGGGTAAAGTTCGCCGAGCCAAAGCCATTCTGTCACATTTAGTTAAATGCATTGCAGGAGAAGTTGCAATAGTCAAAGACACAGAAGCTGGAGAAGGGACTGGTCCTAAACGCCATCTTTCTCGCACCATCAGTGTGagtggcagcactgccaaggaCACCATTACTGCTGGGAAGGATGGGACCCGAGACTACACAGAGATAGACTCGATTCCCCCACTGCCGCTGTACGCACTGCTTGCTGCAGATCAGGATGCCACCTATGTTGCCGAAGAAACTTCTAAAATACCTCAGGGCTCTGAAGACcatgcaaagagaaaagcagaggatCAGTACTCGGATCTATTCCAGGTTCAGCCTGTTACAACCGAAGACTTTATAGATTTTGAGCCTGAAAAGAGGGAGAGTAAATCCAAAGTTATTAATCTGTCACAGTATGGGCCAACTTACTTTGGCCGAGAACACGCCAGTGTCCTTTCAAGCCACCTGATGCACTCAAGTTTGCCAGGCCTCACTCGACTGGAGCAGATGTTCCTTGTAGCTTTGGCAGACACTGTGGCTACGACAAGCACTGAACTAGATGAGAACAGAGATAAGAATTACTCAG gaaGAGATACCTTGGATGAATGTGGCCTCCGGTACCTGCTGGCCATGCGCCTGCACACCTGCCTGCTGACATCCCTGCCTCCCCTGTACCGCGTCCAGCTGCTCCACCAAG GCCTGTCAACTTGCCATTTTGCATGGGCTTTCCATTCTGAGGCTGAGGAGGAGTTGATCAATATGATTCCTGCTATCCAGAAGGGAGACCCGCAGTGGTCTGACCTGAGAGCGATGGGCATTGGTTGGTGGGTCAGGAATATCAACACTCTCCGAAGGTGCATTGAGAAG GTTGCAAAAGCTTCATTCCAGAGGAACAATGATGCCTTAGATGCTGCACTTTTTTACCTTGCTATGAAGAAAAAGGCAGTGGTGTGGGGTCTGTTTAG GTCCCAGCATGATGAAAAGATGACTGCCTTTTTCAGCCACAACTTCAATGAAGATCGATGGCGtaaagctgctttaaaaaatgcttttgctttgttggGAAAACAACGTTTTGAGCAGtcagctgcatttttcttgCTAGCAGGTTCACTAAAAGATGCTATAGAG GTGTGCCTTGAGAAAATGGAAGACATCCAGTTGGCCATGGTCATTGCTCGTTTGTATGAATCAGAGTTTGAAACCTCTGTCACCTACACCTCCATTCTCTATGAAAAGATTTTGGGTTGCCAGAAGGATGGAACTGGATTCAGCTGTACTAAGTTGCATTCTGATCCATTTCTGAGAAGCATTGCATACTGGATAATGAAAGACTACACACGAGCACTGGATACATTATTGGAACAAACACCCAAAGATGATGATGAAAACCCAg TTATCGTCAAGTCCTGCAATCCTGTGGTGTTTAGTTTCTACAACTACCTTCGCACCCACCCTTTGCTCATCCGAAGATACTTCAGCTCACCAGAAGGAACTCTCGCCACCTTAGGTCtaaaaactgagaaaagctTTGTTGATAAAATTAATcttatagaaagaaaattattcttcacTACTGCAAATGCTCATTTTAAAGTAGGCTGCCCTGTACTAGCCCTTGAAGTCCtctccaaaattccaaaaataagaaaaaagtcaCCTCTAGTTGGAGAAAAAGATTCATCCAGTCCTTCAATCCAGGCTGATGTTTCAGATTCCAAAGCCCTACAGGATGGTGCTGGAAGTGGTGATATAGACTGGTCAAAACCCATTTCAACTTCCTTTGCTTTGGAGAGCACTGTTGAATCTTCAGCACAATTTGACTGGAGTCAGCCAGCAGTAAAATTTGATGATGAGCCCCTTACTCTTGATTGGGGTGAAGACAAAAATGGATCAGATGAAGAAGACAAGGATGTTGGGATAATGATGAAAAAGTCTGATTCTAAGAGTGAAGATGAGAGGACCTCAGACACCAGCATGGCTCAAACACCACATGGGGAGGTTTCTGAGGCAGGAGACACTGAGGTTGATGTTATTGCTGAGCAACTAAAATTCAGAGCCTGTTTGAAAATCCTTATGACTGAATTGAGGACTTTGGCTACAGGTTATGAAGTGGATGGAGGAAAGCTCAGATTTCAGCTGTACAACTGGCTGGAAAAAGAGATTGCTGCTATGCATGAAATATGCAACCATGACACAGGGGACAAAGACTACTGTAAAACATATACCAAAGTAAATGGGGATCTGCTTGACCCCGAAGATATTATGGATAAGCCAGACATTGGCTCGTACGAACGGCACCAGATCGAAAGGCGCAGGCTACAGGCAAAACGGGAGCACGCTGAGAGACGCAAGTGGTGGCTGCAGAAAAACCAAGCTCTGCTCAGAGTTTTCCTCAGTTATTGTAGTCTCCATGGGGCACAAGGTGGAGGTTTAGCATCTGTAAGGATGGAGCTGaagttcctgctgcaggagtCACAGCAG GAAACTACTGTAAAGCAACTTCAGTCTCCACTTCCACTACCCACAACACTACCACTGCTGTCTGCAAGCATAGCATCCACAAAAACTGTGATAGCCAATCCTGTGCTGTACTTAAACAACCACATCCATGATATACTTTACACTATTGTGCAGATGAAATCACCACCACATCCTAATATTGAAGATGTCAAG GTGTACACACTTCATTCTTTAGCAGCTTCACTTTCTGCATCCATTTATCAAGCACTATGTGACAGCCACAGCTACAG CAGTCAAACAGAAGCCAATCAGTTTACTGGGATGGTCTATCAAGGACTGCTTCTGAGTGATCGACGCAGACTGAGGACAGAAAGCATTGAAGAACACGCAACTCCAAACTCATCTCCTGCTCAGTGGCCTG gtGTGAGTTCACTTATCAACCTGTTAAGTTCAGCTCAGGATGAAGACCAGCCAAAGCTGAACATCCTGCTGTGTGAAGCTGTTGTCGCCGTGTACCTGAGCCTGCTGATCCACGCCCTGGCCACCAACTCGTGCAACGAGCTGTTCCGGCTGGCGGCGCACCCGCTCAACAGCCGCATGTGGGCCGCTGTCTTCGGGGGGGGAGTCAAGCTGCTCGTGAAACCCCGCAGGCAGTCTGAGAACATCCCAG CACCTCCTCTTCCATCAGAAGAAATGGATAAACACCGCCGCCGGTTCAACATGAGAATGCTGGTGCCAGGCAGACCAGTAAAAGACAGCAATGTACCACCACCTGTACCTGCAGAAAGACCATCTTACAAAGAAAAGTTTATTCCTCCAGAACTCAGTATGTGGGACTATTTTATGGCAAAG CCCTTTCTCCCTTTATCAGACAGTGGTGTCATATATGATTCTGATGAAAGCATTCACAGtgatgaggaagaggatgatgCTTTCCTCTCTGATGTGCAGATCCAGGAGCACACAGATGCCAATTCTTACAG CTGGGCTCTTCTACATCTGACAATGGTAAAATTAGTTCTGCACAACATTAAGAACTTCTTTCCCATTGCTGGTCTGGAATTCACTG ATCTGCCTGTAACATCTCCATTGGGCATTGCTGTAATAAAAAATTTAGAACACTGGGAACAGATTCTTCAAGATAGAATGGACCAGTTTGAAGGCCCACCTCCAAACTACATCAATACTTACCCCAGTGACGTGGGTGTAGGGGCAGGACCAGCTCTTCTCCGCAATAAAGCAATGATTGAACCTGAGAACACACCTTTCAA ATCAAAGGATTACTCAGCTCTTCCAGCAAAAAGGCTCTGGCATTTTCTTGTGAAGCAAGAACTTCTTCAGGAGACTTTCATAAGATATATattcacaaagaaaagaaagcagagtGAG GTTGAAGCAGATCTTGGATACCctggaggaaaagcaaaaatcattCACAAAGAATCAGATATGATAATGGCATTTGCAGTTAACAAG GCAAACAGCAATGAAATTGTTTTGGCATCTACACATGATGTTCAAGAACTTGATATTTCAGCTCTACTGGCTGCTCAGTCATTTATATGGATTGGGGAAGAATATGACAGAGAATCTAAAAG TTCCGATGACGTTGACTTCCGTGGTTCTACCACAACACTGGCTCCCTCAAGTGCACCATCATTTGGAGTGAGTCAGATCCAGCCATCTCCATCCAtgccctggctgggcactgggcaaACCAGCACTGGAGCTGGTGTG CtgataaaaagaaatctgaataaCGTCAAGAGAATGGCTTCACATCCAGTCCATCAGTATT ATCTTACAGGAGCACAAGACGGAAGTGTCCGAATGTTTGAGTGGACAAGGCCACAGCAGCTGGTGTGCTTCCAGCAGGCTGGGAATGCCAGGGTGACAAGGATGTATTTCAATGCCCAGGGAAATAAG TGTGGTGTTGCTGATGGTGAAGGTTTTCTAAGTATTTGGCAAGTAAATCAAACCACCTCAAATCCTAAGCCCTACCTG agTTGGCAGTGCCACAGTAAAACCACAAGTGACTTCGCATTTATAACCTCCTCAAGTCTAGTTGCTACATCGGGACAATCCAATGATAACAG AAATGTGTGCCTCTGGGACACCTTGGTTTCATCTACTAACAGTCTTATACATG CCTTCACTTGTCATGACCACGGTGCCACAGTACTTCAGTATGCACCCAAGCATCAACTGCTCATTTCTGGAGGTAGGAAGGGATATATCTGCATCTTTGACATCAGACAGAGGCAAATCCTTTTCACCTTCCAAGCGCACGAGTCAGCTGTTAAGGCCCTTGCCCTGGATCCTTCCGAGGATTATTTTGTCACAGGCTCGGCCGAAGGCAACATGAAG GTGTGGAGACTGACCGGCTACAATTTaattcattcatttaaaaatgaacatGCTAAGCAATCCCTTTTCAGAAATATTGGTGCTGGTGTCACCCAGATTGAGACTGTGCAAGGCAATCGTATCTTCTCCTGTGGAGCAGATGGCACACTGAAAATGAGGGTTCTTCCCAATGCTTTCAATGTACCTTCAGGCATTTTTGACATTCTGTAG